The following proteins are co-located in the Colletotrichum lupini chromosome 4, complete sequence genome:
- a CDS encoding oxidoreductase, with protein MLSTCVANVYLSSRGFLIAKIPVNNSRKGGSMVESRQRISQQYDGHTNFIDKTDATRHASLGQPPSRCDTYVTISPSNLVPPTGAAFQQCLRTIMSPVLVVGGTRGLGASLVKQYAADAGNTVYGTTRSEEGPEGFPDAVKWLPGIDLMDENVGKTLVSVLGGSKPLSTVIITAGYFATEDFSTEKGPNWAEEQRMYTTSSIAPVFIVHALAHAGLLQKDSKVVLVSSESGSITLRHEKEGGGNYAHHASKAALNMVGKLLSLDLKDKGVIISIVHPGFMRTEMTKGVGFDKYWDDGGAVTPDEAAESLIKWTTKLDISKTGEYWAPRGPRDIGTAEPVLGKELSTPLHLPW; from the exons ATGCTCTCCACGTGCGTTGCCAACG TGTATTTGAGCAGTAGAGGCTTTCTAATTGCCAAGATACCTGTGAATAACTCACGAAAGGGAGGTTCGATGGTCGAGTCGAGACAGCGGATCAGTCAGCAATACGATGGTCACACCAACTTTATCGATAAGAC TGATGCGACTCGCCATGCTTCATTGGGCCAGCCGCCATCACGCTGCGACACCTACGTCACGATAAG CCCCTCCAATTTAGTTCCCCCAACGGGTGCCGCATTCCAGCAGTGTTTGAGA ACCATCATGTCTCCTGTGTTAGTCGTTGGCGGCACGCGAGGCCTCGGGGCGTCCCTCGTCAAACAGTATGCCGCTGACGCGGGCAACACCGTCTACGGCACCACGCGTTCCGAAGAAGGACCCGAAGGCTTCCCCGATGCCGTAAAGTGGCTCCCAGGTATCGACTTGATGGACGAGAATGTCGGCAAGACCCTAGTCAGTGTGCTCGGTGGTTCGAAGCCGCTCTCGACGGTG ATCATCACGGCAGGCTACTTCGCGACGGAGGACTTCAGCACCGAAAAGGGTCCGAACTGGGCCGAGGAGCAGCGCATGTACACAACGAGCTCCATCGCCCCGGTCTTCATCGTCCACGCGCTCGCGCACGCCGGTCTTCTCCAAAAGGACTCCAAGGTTGTGCTCGTCTCGTCCGAGTCCGGGAGCATCACCCTCCGACACGAGAAGGAGGGCGGCGGCAACTATGCCCACCACGCATCCAAGGCCGCATTGAACATGGTGGGCAAGCTGTTGAGTCTCGATTTGAAGGACAAGGGCGTCATCATCAGTATCGTGCACCCGGGTTTCATGCGTACTGAGATGACCAAAGGCGTGGGATTCGACAAGTACTGGGACGATGGCGGTG CCGTCACCCCCGACGAAGCCGCCGAAAGTCTCATCAAATGGACAACAAAGCTCGACATTTCCAAGACGGGCGAGTACTGGGCGCCGAGAGGTCCGC GTGACATCGGTACGGCTGAACCGGTTCTTGGCAAAGAGCTCTCAACACCGCTCCATCTCCCTTGGTGA
- a CDS encoding RadP cytochrome P450 epoxidase: protein MALNYGSIVLYIVEITITYYFLLGIYNLYFHPLRRYPGPFLWRFSPVPKNIYLLTGRYAVKAREIHETYSGAVRVAPNELSYIQPQAWKDILGRPLKSEMAKDIRFFGGENFGRDSLVTTRPQDHTRQRRIFTHAFSNTALKAQESLLVDYADQMVEAMGSLAQRERQRRRAHGGEGEDEAFGSVNIVDLYNFATFDIMADLTFGEPLLLLKRGDYTPWVRNVFAGLKFVIYGLVFLEIPVLGPLVQAVTSAPLKKKAQEHTDFAGRLVDRRLREGQAHPKPDIWSFVLKHNDGDSSDDDRTKGMEKGLSNEEMHANAAMFMVAGTETSGTVLSGTTYYLLRNPRVYDILTREIRAAFARTEDICVDGLVRLEYLTAVLMEGLRLYNPGGAGMPRIVPRGGAEVCGEYIPEGVRSGPLFIPLCLPLLHSYGMKIMLFVSVNPYSAFTNPENWARPNAFVPERWIHMDAPEWKGDKRDVHEPFSYGPRNCLGKNLAWMELRLLLAKTLWHYDLALCPGMESWVVQRNYITWEKGPLVVKLKPVQRGG, encoded by the exons ATGGCCCTCAATTACGGATCTATTGTGTTGTACATTGTTGAGATCACGATTACATAT tactttttactcgGCATCTACAATCTCTACTTCCACCCGCTTCGTCGCTACCCAGGACCATTCCTGTGGCGCTTCAGTCCGGTGCCGAAGAACATCTACCTCCTGACAGGCAGATACGCCGTCAAAGCCCGCGAAATCCACGAGACCTACTCTGGCGCCGTTCGCGTAGCTCCCAACGAGTTATCCTACATTCAAC CGCAAGCATGGAAAGACATCCTAGGCCGCCCGCTCAAATCCGAAATGGCAAAAGACATACGCTTCTTCGGCGGCGAGAATTTCGGCCGCGACAGCCTCGTCACGACGAGACCGCAAGACCACACCCGCCAGCGCCGCATCTTCACGCACGCCTTTTCCAACACGGCGCTCAAGGCGCAGGAGTCCTTGCTGGTGGACTACGCCGACCAGATGGTCGAGGCGATGGGCTCGCTCGCCCAGCGTGAGCGTCAGCGCCGGCGAGCGCACGGCGGCGAGGGTGAGGATGAGGCATTCGGATCCGTCAACATTGTAGATTTGTACAACTTTGCCACGTTCGACATCATGGCTGACCTGACCTTTGGCGAACCGCTTCTGCTTCTCAAGAGGGGCGATTACACGCCCTGGGTGCGCAACGTCTTCGCGGGTCTCAAGTTTGTCATCTACGGGCTCGTCTTCCTTGAGATTCCGGTCCTGGGACCGCTTGTTCAGGCGGTTACGTCTGCGCCgctgaagaagaaggcgcAGGAGCATACCGACTTTGCGGGCCGGCTCGTCGATCGGCGGTTGAGGGAGGGACAAGCGCATCCGAAGCCTGATATTTGGAGTTTTGTACTCAAGCACAACGACGGCGACAGCAGCGACGATGATAGAACAAAGGGTATGGAGAAAGGTCTATCGAATGAGGAAATGCACGCCAACGCGGCCATGTTCATGGTCGCCGGGACGGAGACGTCGGGGACGGTGTTGTCCGGCACGACGTACTACCTGCTGCGGAACCCGCGGGTATACGATATTTTGACGAGGGAGATCCGGGCCGCGTTTGCGAGGACGGAGGATATTTGCGTCGACGGGCTTGTGCGGTTAGAGTATTTGACCGCGGTGCTGATGGAGGGGTTGAGGTTGTATAACCCCGGCGGGGCGGGGATGCCGAGGATCGTGCCGCGGGGAGGGGCGGAGGTTTGCGGGGAGTATATTCCGGAGGGCGTACGTTCTGGACCCTTGTTTATTCCTTTGTGTCTTCCCCTGTTGCATAGTTACGGGATGAAGATAATGCTGTTTG TATCCGTCAACCCCTACTCGGCCTTCACGAACCCGGAGAACTGGGCCCGGCCGAACGCGTTCGTCCCGGAGCGGTGGATCCATATGGATGCGCCGGAGTGGAAGGGTGACAAGAGGGACGTACACGAGCCGTTTTCGTATGGGCCGAGGAACTGTCTGGGCAAAAA TCTTGCGTGGATGGAGCTGCGTCTGCTGCTGGCCAAGACGCTGTGGCACTATGATCTGGCGCTCTGCCCCGGTATGGAGTCGTGGGTTGTGCAGAGGAATTATATTACGTGGGAGAAGGGGCCGTTGGTGGTGAAGCTGAAGCCTGTCCAGAGGGGTGGATGA
- a CDS encoding mucin-1 — protein MSKAQSAQPGHQPSKSAGAGLTLNLSSNNPFRNRAASPLLSGTTNTTSPASPFDDPPRPVSRNPFLDPSYSSSQPNLIGAGTMSTSLDNKASPTAEELFDGLTINDQKQPRPPTNRPPGVPGRENVPPGARRGPPPPGHRPSRSQEEAMRQRRLQGSGGPPRPGGAPGSPQRRPQERRPRRNSESSVLIDIEKSPTDEERKAKEARRRERERRAREGKDKDPKKPSRRIDIIDQLDATSIYGTGLFHHDGPFDAANPHRNRKGSRRAPMQAFAKDSLNMSLGGSGPLNKRPDHAVFMGHNDGEASADFATAARLERKDDPAVFDPRARGSIVYGEESMGLGASTFLEGTPAARAAIQKTQAEQAQQSTSEGLGRSKSIAQRIRGMKREPREYGPSGRITNPEGAYTSRRSPDTNGPASSISYTGERNPFFSEYGKEPETISVKRADNGTRSPGVPPPVPRRGSANGLERRATADMMSPTEDGPSKPSGGFMARVKSLKGGRRRQASDAMAPPPAPGTAA, from the exons ATGTCAAAGGCACAATCAGCACAGCCAG GCCATCAACCTAGCAAATCTGCTGGCGCTGGCTTGACGCTTAATCTCTCATCCAACAACCCCTTTCGCAACCGCGCTGCCTCCCCACTACTCTCCGGCACTACGAATACCACCTCTCCCGCTTCGCCTTTTGACGACCCTCCCCGACCTGTCTCGCGCAACCCATTCCTCGATCCATCATACTCGAGTAGTCAACCGAACTTGATCGGAGCAGGCACCATGTCGACATCACTGGACAACAAGGCATCGCCTACCGCTGAGGAGCTGTTT GATGGTCTCACCATTAACGATCAGAAGCAACCTCGACCCCCGACGAATCGCCCTCCTGGAGTGCCAGGACGCGAGAATGTGCCGCCTGGAGCCCGTCGCGGTCCTCCGCCACCCGGCCACCGTCCATCGAGATCTCAGGAGGAGGCGATGAGACAGCGACGCCTTCAGGGCAGTGGTGGTCCTCCCCGACCTGGTGGAGCTCCTGGATCGCCCCAACGCCGACCTCAGGAACGCCGACCGCGCAGGAACTCTGAGTCGTCCGTACTGATTGATATCGAGAAGTCCCCGACCGACGAAGAGAGAAAGGCGAAGGAAGCCAGACGTCGGGAAAGAGAACGCCGCGCCCGGGAAGGAAAGGATAAGGACCCCAAGAAGCCCAGTCGCAGAATCGATATCATCGACCAATTGGATGCCACCAGCATCTACGGCACCGGAT TGTTCCATCACGACGGTCCTTTCGATGCAGCCAACCCCCACCGTAACCGCAAGGGCAGCCGACGTGCACCGATGCAAGCTTTTGCCAAGGACTCCCTCAACATGTCCCTTGGCGGCTCCGGTCCCCTCAACAAGCGTCCGGATCATGCTGTGTTCATGGGCCACAACGACGGCGAGGCATCGGCAGACTTTGCAACTGCTGCCAGACTTGAGCGCAAGGATGATCCCGCTGTCTTTGACCCCCGAGCTCGCGGTTCGATCGTTTACGGAGAGGAATCCATGGGACTCGGTGCCTCGACCTTCCTGGAGGGTACTCCTGCTGCCCGAGCTGCCATCCAGAAGACTCAGGCTGAGCAAGCCCAGCAGTCAACCTCCGAGGGCCTTGGCCGCAGCAAGTCCATCGCCCAGCGCATTCGTGGAATGAAGAGGGAGCCCCGCGAATATGGTCCTTCTGGTCGAATCACTAATCCTGAGGGGGCATACACCTCCCGCAGATCGCCCGATACCAATGGACCCGCCAGCAGCATTTCGTACACTGGCGAGCGTAACCCCTTCTTTTCCGAGTATGGAAAGGAGCCCGAGACAATCTCGGTCAAGCGAGCCGACAACGGTACCCGTTCGCCTGGTGTACCTCCCCCAGTGCCCCGTCGAGGCTCTGCTAATGGCCTCGAGCGTCGTGCCACAGCTGACATGATGTCACCGACCGAGGACGGACCCAGCAAGCCTTCTGGAGGCTTCATGGCCAGAGTCAAGAGTCTGAAGGGTGGACGCAGACGCCAGGCTTCCGATGCCATGGCACCGCCTCCTGCACCTGGCACTGCCGCCTAG
- a CDS encoding FAD/FMN-containing dehydrogenase — MPSLRPLPLLAMLLASTAVTAAPYNTFDGPGFPACNDVAAVHNATSVSDIQSLVKDAIASGQKVRASGKGHMWYDTMCSDDANTVIIRTEDVNGISEFDLEGGSVVIEAGVTFLQLAEYLHARGASAGYTLVNWNITLAGCVAMGAHRSSIREDSMVAAGVLELDIIDGNGELRHLVRDNNDDTWLAASTSLGLLGVIVRMKFKIYPDFKVYAQQKTLEESEVLDGDIYGMIAPYATANFWWWPYKRKFHHRYYDVVPTNTSDQQGFQNTFSVTDLEGTTARTLLDSGRYLPTSNMLAEEIFFGLWSKPNFREKTTNQPIEEWPVYGWNYDVLIGGLYPDQRPLWEVGVQGYTLELAFPITQANAMLKRVRALFDDEAKKLIVMTSTYRSGINIKFGRPYFDLLGQVTYGTADGADWSKGVIMLDFPTFRPTVGDHSRFNEPFYHNLAKVLIDEFPCRPHWTKNTREVFAQAAKNIDPDHIARFKAVREKFDPNGMFKSVVGEAIGVY; from the exons ATGCCGTCTCTacgccccctccccctcctggCGATGCTGCTCGCATCGACCGCCGTCACCGCAGCCCCCTACAACACCTTTGACGGCCCAGGCTTCCCCGCTTGCAACGACGTCGCCGCAGTCCACAACGCAACCAGCGTATCCGACATCCAATCCCTCGTCAAGGACGCCATCGCCTCGGGCCAGAAGGTCCGCGCCTCGGGTAAGGGTCACATGTGGTACGACACAATGTGCTCCGACGACGCCAACACGGTCATCATCCGCACCGAGGACGTCAACGGCATCTCCGAGTTTGATCTCGAGGGCGGAAGCGTAGTCATCGAGGCCGGCGTGACGTTCTTGCAGCTTGCCGAGTACCTCCATGCCCGTGGCGCATCGGCGGGATACACGCTTGTGAATTGGAACATCACGCTGGCGGGTTGTGTTGCTATGGGAGCGCATCGGTCCTCGATTCGTGAGGATTCCATGGTTGCGGCGGGCGTGCTGGAGTTGGATATTATTGATGGGAATGGGGAGCTGAGGCACCTTGTGAGAGACAATAATGACGATACGTGGCTGGCTGCGTCGACTTCTCTTGGGTTGTTGGGTGTCATTGTGCGGATGAAGTTTAAGATCTACCCCGACTTCAAGGTTTATGCTCAGCAGAAGAC GCTCGAGGAAAGCGAGGTTCTAGACGGCGACATCTACGGCATGATTGCGCCTTACGCGACAGCAAACTTCTGG TGGTGGCCCTACAAGCGCAAATTCCACCACCGCTACTACGACGTCGTCCCCACAAACACCTCGGACCAGCAAGGCTTCCAAAACACCTTCTCCGTCACCGACCTCGAGGGCACTACGGCCCGCACCCTCCTCGACAGCGGCCGCTACCTCCCGACCTCCAACATGCTCGCCGAAGAAATCTTCTTCGGCCTCTGGTCGAAGCCCAATTTCCGCGAAAAGACGACGAACCAGCCCATCGAGGAGTGGCCCGTCTACGGCTGGAACTACGACGTGCTCATCGGCGGGCTGTACCCGGACCAGAGGCCGCTGTGGGAGGTCGGGGTCCAGGGGTACACGCTCGAGCTGGCGTTCCCGATCACGCAGGCGAATGCCATGTTGAAGCGCGTGAGGGCGTTGTTCGATGATGAGGCGAAGAAGTTGATCGTCATGACGTCGACGTACCGGAGCGGGATTAACATCAAGTTTGGCAGGCCTTACTTTGATCTGCTGGGGCAGGTTACGTATGGGACTGCTGACGGGGCGGATTGGAGTAAGGGGGTGATTATGCTTGATTTCCCGACGTTCAGACCGACTGTTGGCGATCACAGCAGGTTCAACGAGCCTTTCT ATCACAACTTGGCCAAGGTCCTCATTGACGAGTTCCCCTGCCGCCCTCACTGGACCAAGAATACCCGCGAGGTCTTTGCCCAGGCCGCGAAGAACATCGACCCCGAT CACATTGCCCGTTTCAAGGCCGTCAGAGAGAAGTTTGACCCGAACGGAATGTTCAAGAGCGTTGTCGGTGAAGCCATTGGAGTTTACTGA